The nucleotide sequence GATTCTAAAATAATAGGATGATCCATATCACATAGGGTATTTCCAGTTGTTGTTTCCTTTAATCCTACAACCGCGGCAATATCTCCTGCGGAAACCTCTGAAATTTCTTCCCGATGATTAGCGTGCATTCGAACAATTCTCCCAATTCTTTCTCTTTCGCCTTTGCTTGCATTAAAAACATAAGAACCAGCCTTAATTGTTCCAGAATAAACCCTAACAAAACAAAGTGTTCCAATAAATGGATCTGTCGCAATTTTAAAAGCTAAAGCAGACAAAGGCTCTTTTTCGTCAACTTTTCTCATTTCCTTTTCTCCTGTTTTCAAATTTTTACCTTCAATAGAAGGTAACTCTACTGGTGAAGGTAAATAATCAATAACCGCATCTAATAAAAGTTGCACACCTTTGTTTTTTAAAGCCGAGCCACAAAGAATAGGAATTATTTTATTTGCAATTACCGCTTTTCTTAAAACTTTTTTTAAATCTTTAATTGAAATTTCTTTTCCTTCTAAAAATTGATTCATTAAGTTATCATCATTTTCAACAATCGCTTCAATTAATTTATTACGAAATTCTTTTACTTTTTCTTTCATTTCTTCTGGAATTTCTTGCTCTTCAGTTTCTTTGCCCATTGTATCTGTAAAAATAATGGCTTTTTGTTTCAACAAATCTACTACTCCTTTAAAATTTTCTTCCGCGCCAATAGGCAATTGAATTGGAAAAGCATTAGGATTTAATCTTTCATGAATTGATTCTAAATCTGAATAAAAATCAGCGCCCATTCGATCCATTTTATTAATAAAAGCAAGACGAGGCACATGATATTTATCAGCTTGATGCCAAACCGTTTCAGACTGAGGCTCTACTCCAGCTACTCCATCAAAAACAACAACCCCGCCATCAAGCACTCGAAGACTTCTTTCCACTTCTACGGTAAAATCTACATGCCCTGGGGTATCAATAATATTAATTTTGCAATCCTTCCAAAAACAAGTTGTTGCCGCAGAAGTAATTGTAATGCCTCGCTCTTTTTCTTGTTCCATCCAGTCCATTTCAGCTGCACCTTCATGAACTTCACCAATTTTGTGCTTTTTACCTGTGTAATATAAAATTCGTTCGGATACTGTTGTTTTACCGGCATCAATATGAGCAATAATGCCAATATTTCTTGTTTTTTCTAAAGGATATTCCATAAAAAAATAAAATAAAAATAAAATAAATTTTGAATTTTGAATTATAAATTTTAAATCATAGAAGATTATTTAAAATAATTTATAATTTATAATTTTTTAAATTCCCTGTTTTTTAAATTCTTCTAATAACTTTTTTTGTTCTTTACTTAATTTTTGAGGAACATTAATTACTACTTCCACTAATTGATCACCTTTACCTCGCGAATGAAGATAAGGAACGCCTTTATCTTTTAGTCTAAAAATTTTTCCGCTAATAGTGCCACTAGGAATTTTTAATCTAACTTTTCCCTCCAACGTTTCTACTTCGATTTTATCTCCAAAAACAGCTTGAGAAAAATTAATTATTGTTTTATTTAAAATGTCATTACCTTTTCTTTTAAATCTAGAATGCGGTTGAACATTGACGGTAACGAATAAATTTCCGGCTCTACCTCCTTTTATTCCTGCATTGCCCTGATTAGAAAGTTTTAATGTTTGTCCGTGATCAATTCCTGCTGGAATTTCTATTTCAATTTTTTCCGCTTTTCTAACCCGACCTTGACCATTGCATTCATTACATTTTTCTAATGCCTTTTTACCTTCTCCCTGACAATCAGGACAAACACCAACAGTTCTAAATTGACCAAAAATAGTTGATTGAACTTGTTGAACTTGACCCGCTCCATTACAAGTGGGACAAATAACAATTCTTGTTCCTGGTTTGGTTGCATTTCCGTGACAATGAGGGCAAATAATAAGCTTGTTTATTTCTATTTGTTTTTTTATACCAAAAACCGCTTCTTCAAATTTTAAAGACATTTCTAATTCAATATCATCTCCCTGAGTTTTTCGAGCTGTTTGTTTTTTAGCATTACCAAAAAAATCTCCAAAAATATCTCCCAAATCTTCAAAATTAAATTCTACTCCATTGCTTCCACCACGAAAAGCTTCTCTAAAATCAGAAGAACCACTAAATCCATGAAATCCACTATTACCTTGTGACTGAGCTTGTTCAAAAGTGCTACCATATTGATCATATTGATTTCTTTTTTGAGGATTAGAAAGTATTTGATAGGCTTCATTAATTTCTTTAAATTTTTTTTCATCTCCGCCCGGTTTATCAGGATGGCATTGATGAGCTTTTTTCCGAAAGGCTTTTTTTATTTCTTCTGAAGAAGCACTTTTAGAAACCTCGAGAGTTTTATAATAATCCATAATAAAATGTAACTTATTTGACGGGGTTGAACCCCGTACATTTTGAAACATAATTTATAATTCAAAATTTTCTTAACTTTTTTCTTCATCCTTTACTTCTTCATACTCTGCTTTTTCTTCTTTTTTCTCATCAGCTGGTTGATCATTATTTTCAGTTGATTGTTGTTGCTCAGCAGTTGGTTCTTGTTTATACATTGCTTGACCAATTTTTTGAGCTGATTGATTTAATTCTTCTAACGCTTTTTTTATTGTTTCTAAATCATCTTTGTCTTTCACTTCTTTCAAAACTACTATTTTTTCTTCCACTTCTTTTTTATCAGCTTCTGGAACTTTATCTCCTGCCTCTTTAATAACTTTTTCTGTGGAATAAATTAAAGTCTCAGCTGTATTTTTTATTTCAACCAATTCTCGTTTTTTCTTGTCTTCGTCAGCATGCAATTCAGCGTCTTTTTTCATTTTTTCAATTTCTTCTTTAGAAAGTCCGCTGGAAGCGGTAATGGTAATTTTTTGTTCTTTTCCTGTCGCTTTATCCTTGGCTTTAACGCTCAAAATTCCATTTACATCAATATCAAAAGTTACCTCTACTTGAGGAATCCCACGAGGCGCTGGTGGTAAACCATCAAGAATAAATCTACCCAAAGATTTATTATCCATGGCCATTTCACGTTCTCCTTGTAAAATATGAATTTCCACGCTGGGTTGATTATCAACAGCCGTTGAAAAAACCTGTGATTTTGCAGTTGGAATAGTGGTATTTTTTTCAATCAATTTTGTGGAAATATTACCCAATGTTTCAATTCCCAAAGAAAGAGGAATAACATCTAAAAGTAAAACGTCTTTTACTTCGCCCTGTAAAATTCCCGCTTGAATAGCCGCGCCAATTGCAACTACTTCATCTGGATTAACTCCCAAATGTGGCTTTTTGCCAAAAAACTTTTCTACTATTTGAACAACCAAAGGCATTCTGGTTTGTCCGCCCACCATCACAATTTCTTCAATATTTTCAGGTTTTAATCCAGCATCCTTTAAAGCTTTTTTGCAAGGCTCTAAAGTTTTTTCAACTAAATCTCCAACAATTTCTTCTAATTTTGCTCGAGTTAATTTTAAAACCAAATGCTTTGGTCCATTTATATCAGTTGTAATAAATGGTTGATTAATTTCTGTTTCTATTGCAGTAGAAAGTTCAATCTTGGCTTTTTCAGCCGCTTCTTTTAAACGTTGTAAAGCCATTTGATCTTTCAATAAATCAATGCCCTGATCTTTTTTAAATTCTTCAATAATCCAATGAATAATTTTTTGATCAAAATCATCACCGCCTAAATGTGTATCGCCATTTGTTGCTTTTACTTCAACAACATCTTCTCCAATATCCAAAATAGAAACATCAAAAGTTCCTCCGCCTAAATCATAAACAGCAATTTGTTGTCCTTTTTTCTTGTCAAAACCATAAGCCAAAGCAGCCGCTGTTGGTTCATTAATTATTCTTTTTACTTCAAGTCCGGCGATTTTCCCAGCATCTTTTGTTGCTTGTCTTTGGCTGTCATTAAAATAAGCTGGCACAGTAATGATGGCTTCGGTAATTTTTTCTCCTGTTTTTTCTTCGGCATCAGCTTTTAATTTTTGTAAAATCATCGCTGAAATTTCTTGGGGAGTATGTTCTTTTCCTCCCATAAGCACTTTTACTCCTTCTCCAGCTTTAACAATATTAAATGGAAAAACTTTTAAATCTTTTTGTACTTCTTCATCATTAAATCCTCGACCAATCAAACGTTTAATAGAAAAAAGCGTATTTTCTGAATTGGTCACTGCTTGACGTTTAGCCAATAATCCCACTAAACGTTCATTGCTTTTAGAAATAGCCACCATTGAAGGGGTTGTTCGCGCTCCTTCTTTGTTTTCTAAAACCTTAGGCTCCCCGCCTTCCATAATTGCCATGCATGAATTTGTTGTACCAAGATCAATACCAAGTATTTTTGACATAAAATTAAATCTAGTAACTCGTAACAAGTAACTAGTAATAAAATAAATAAAAAATTAAAATAAAATAAAAATAAATTTTAAACCGTTTTGCAACTTTTAAAATGCTATATGTTCTTTATTATTTCTTTAACAATTTCTTCAGGATTTCTGATTTTATCATCCTCAACTAATTGATATATTCTTTTTTTAGATATAAATAAATTATTTCTTTTTAGTTTAGGGTCTCTTCCTAATGTAACCAAATTAAATGTATAAAATTTATTTTTTTCTAAATGAAATTTTCCAAATATATTATTTTCAATGTAGCTCTTTTTCTTTTATGCGAATAATACCCGGTTCATCTTTTACTTAAGAATTAGTTTTTATATCAAACTCAAAAACTCTTTTAAAATCCTTATAATATCAAAAAACACATTTCCTCTTCCTTTTTTATCGTTAAATCCTTGTCTATATCCAGCGATTGAAAATGGCTGACATGGAAAACCGCCAGTTAACACATCAAAGTTGGGTATTTTATCCGTTGAAATTTTTGAAATATCTCCAAATACCATTTGTTTATTAAATTCAAATAATTCTGAAAAATTAAAATCAAAAGTTATTTTACAATTATTGTCAAAATCATTAGAAAAAACACATTGAAAACCCGTATTTTCAAATGCTATTTTTATACCGCCAATGCCCGCGAATAAATCAATAAATTTCATAGCTATGAAATCTAATAATTAAATAAATTTATTTTGAATTTTATTTTTCATATTACTCGTTACTTTATTTCATTCCCCAATAATCACCTTTGCCACTCTAATTATTTTACCATACATTTTATATCCAGTTTGCATTTCTTTTTTAATTATCTGACTTTCTATTTTTTGCGTTTCCTCTTTACCAACACTTTCATGAATTTCCGGATCAAACTTTTCTTTGATTGTTTTTATTTTTTCCAATCCCAAATCTTTTAAAACATCTTCAAATTGCCTTTGAATATGACAAATTCCTTCTATCCATTTTTTGGTTTGTTCATTATCAATTTTAGGCTGTTGATTATTAGCTGATTGTAAATTATCTAAAACAGGCAATAATTGCAAGATTAAATTTAAATTAGAAAATTTTGCCCAGTTTTCTTTTTCGTTTTCATTTTGTCTTTTAAAATTAATAAAATCGGCCTTGGCCCTTTGCCATCCAGCCAAATATTCCTCAGCTTGTTTTTTATATTTTTCTAATTCTTCCTCTAATTCTTGTTCTGTTTTTTCTTGTTTTTGTTCCATAAAATTTTTTAAAAATTAAATTCAAGTTTTTAAAATTTTAGCATAATTTAAAACCAACTGTCAAATTTTTAAATAGGCTTTTATTTTAGATCGAGCTTGATGAGTTTTTGCAAATTTAAGCCAATCTAAACTAGGTTTTTTTCTGCTTTTACTAGTAATGATTTTAACAACATCGCCATTTTTTAAAAGTGTATTTAAAGAACTAATATGTTCATTGATTAAAACACTGGTACAACTATTGCCAATATCTGTATGTACATGATAAGCAAAATCTATTGCCGTGGCTTGTTCAGGTAAATCAATCACATCTCCTTTGGGTGTAAAAACAAAAATTCGATCTTTAAAAAAATTTATTTTTAATTTATTTAAAAATTCTTCTGGTTGTTCAACTTTAGTTTCTTTTTGCCATTCCAATAAATATTTAAGCCAAAGCATTCGTTTTTTATCTATTTGAGCTCCTTGTTTTGGTTTCCCTTTTTCCGCATAAATCCAATTAGCAGTAATCCCATACTCTGCTTCTTTATGCATTTTTTGAGTTCTAATTTGAATTTCAATAATTTTATTTTCTGGTCCAAAAACCACAGTATGTAAAGATTGGTATCCATTATGTTTGGGCACAGCAATATAATCTTTAATTCTATTAGGTAATGGTTTCCAATCTTTATGAATTAATCCTAAAATAGAATAACAGTCACTTATTTTTTCAGGGACAATAATTCTAATAGCAATAAGATCATAAATCTTATCTGGATTATTATTAATTTTTTGATGATTTAATTTTAAATAAAAACTATACAAATACTTTATTCTACCACATATTTTTAAATCTTTAAAATCAGCAAAAATTAATTTTTTTTCAATTTCTTTTATAAATTTTTCAATATAAGGACCGCGAACTTTAATTTTTTGATCAAATATTTTTTTCGTTTCTTTATATTCTTCAGGAAAAACATAAGGAAAAGCCAAATCTTCAAATCGTCCTTTTAAATCTTTCATTCCTAGACGATTGGCAATTGGAGCATAAATTTCTAAAGATTCTAAAGCAATACGTTTTTGTTTTTCTTTTGGTAACGCAGAAAGTGTTTTAAGATTATGAATACGATCGGCAAATTTAATAAAAATAACTCTTATATCTTTAGCCATAGCAATAAACATTTTCCTTAAATTTTCCACATAACGCTCCATGCCTCGATATTTAATTTTCCCTAATTTAGTAATTCCTTCAACAAGACCAGCTACTTCTTTACCAAATTCTTTTTCAATTTCTTTTAAAGAAATTTTTGTTTCTTCTGGAACATCATGAAGAAGTCCAGCAATAATTGTTACTTCATCAAGTTTAAACTTAGCTAAAAGATTAGCTGTTTCTAAAGAATGCTGAATATAATCCTCGCCAGAAACTCGTTTTTGTCCTTGATGCGCTTTTTCAGCAAATTCATAAACTAATTGCATTAAATCAAAATCTACCCTTAAATCATTTTTTTTAATTGTATTAAAAAGATCATTAATTGTCATAAAAACTAACTTTTAGCTTTTAGAAATTAAATATAAAAACACTACCCCTTCTTATTAACTCACCAAGCACCTTCAGTTGAAGGTGCTTGATTATATTTCATTTATATTTCAATTGCTTGATTATTTATCTGTTAGCTTCGGGAGTTGGTACTGGAACTGGAGCTTCAGTAGGAGCAATAACTGGAACTTCAGGTGCTGGAACTGGAGCATCAGGATTTTCAGTAGGAGTTGGAACTGGAGCTGGAGCATCAGGATTTTCAGTAGGAGTTGGAACTGGAGCTGGAGCATCAGGATTTTCAGGGAGTTGGAAAAAGAGCTGGAATTTCAGTATTAATATCAATAACTGGATTTTCTGCTACTGTTTTTTTAGATTTAGAAAAATAAACTCCGACAATTAGTAGTATTAATACTACTACAATACCGATTATAATATATGTTTTTTTAGTCATAATTAAAATTTTAATAAATAAAAATAAATTTTATAGATAAAGATTCGACCTTTAAATTTTTATCTAATAAAATGCCCTAAATAAAAATTTTGAACATTTTAAATTAAATTGAAATTAAATTTTATTATTTAATAATCTTTTTTATTTCTTTGTAACTTTTTCAACAATTTTGGTAAAAATTTCAAAATGATTTTGAGATAAATCAGAAAGAATTTTACGATCTAACTCAACTTTATTTTTTTTAAGAAAATCAATGAATTTGCTATAAGACAAGCCAAGTTTTTTTGTGGCAATACCAATGCGAATTTGCCATAATCCACGAAAAGTTCGTTTTTTCACTCTTCTATCTCGATAAGCATAAACTCCTGCCTTATTAATGGCAGTTTTTGCTAATTTTATTAAATTTTTTCGGCCCCATTTATATCCTTTTGTCTGTTTTAAAATATTTTTTCTGTGTTTTGTATGGCCTACACCTCGTTTAACTCTTGGCATAAAAAAAGTTCAAAGTTTAAAGTGAAAAGTTAAAAGTTAAAAATGAAATAGTAAAAATAATAACGAATAATAAAATTAAAAGATAAATTCAATTTAGGAAAGTTAAACTTCAAAAAAATACACTTTCCAATACAATAAAAAATAATTTGTTAGATAACGATAGGTTGTATGACTTTTATTTAGACTTTTTTTTACTTTTTTTATTTTCAAGCATAATTCGCTTAACTTCAAGTCTTTTTGCGGTTTTGTGAGAATGTGATTTTTGCTTTCTCCCAATAGCATGATTTCTTTTCGCCATATTTTTATAAAAATTAAAAACTTTAAAAGAAAAACCCCTTTTATCTCCCTTGTCAGGGGGACTTAAAGAAAAAGAAACTTTTTAAAAGCCTCTCCGATGGACATCAGAGAAGTTAGGGATTTATAAAAATAATTCTTGGCAATGTCCTACTTTCCCATAATAAATCATAGTATCATCGGCGCTGAGAGGCTTAACTATTGAGTTCGGGATGGGATCAAGTGTTGCCCTCTCGCTAAAATCACCAAGAAAAAAATAACAAGTAACTGATAATTTATTATTCCGCTTCGCGGAATTATACTTGTTACTAATTACTATTTTTAAAATCCTAATTAGAACCAAAATATATAAATATTCGATCTATTAGTACTCCTCGGCTCAATCCATTACTGG is from Candidatus Kuenenbacteria bacterium HGW-Kuenenbacteria-1 and encodes:
- the grpE gene encoding nucleotide exchange factor GrpE, giving the protein MEQKQEKTEQELEEELEKYKKQAEEYLAGWQRAKADFINFKRQNENEKENWAKFSNLNLILQLLPVLDNLQSANNQQPKIDNEQTKKWIEGICHIQRQFEDVLKDLGLEKIKTIKEKFDPEIHESVGKEETQKIESQIIKKEMQTGYKMYGKIIRVAKVIIGE
- the dnaJ gene encoding molecular chaperone DnaJ, translating into MFQNVRGSTPSNKLHFIMDYYKTLEVSKSASSEEIKKAFRKKAHQCHPDKPGGDEKKFKEINEAYQILSNPQKRNQYDQYGSTFEQAQSQGNSGFHGFSGSSDFREAFRGGSNGVEFNFEDLGDIFGDFFGNAKKQTARKTQGDDIELEMSLKFEEAVFGIKKQIEINKLIICPHCHGNATKPGTRIVICPTCNGAGQVQQVQSTIFGQFRTVGVCPDCQGEGKKALEKCNECNGQGRVRKAEKIEIEIPAGIDHGQTLKLSNQGNAGIKGGRAGNLFVTVNVQPHSRFKRKGNDILNKTIINFSQAVFGDKIEVETLEGKVRLKIPSGTISGKIFRLKDKGVPYLHSRGKGDQLVEVVINVPQKLSKEQKKLLEEFKKQGI
- the fusA gene encoding elongation factor G; this translates as MEYPLEKTRNIGIIAHIDAGKTTVSERILYYTGKKHKIGEVHEGAAEMDWMEQEKERGITITSAATTCFWKDCKINIIDTPGHVDFTVEVERSLRVLDGGVVVFDGVAGVEPQSETVWHQADKYHVPRLAFINKMDRMGADFYSDLESIHERLNPNAFPIQLPIGAEENFKGVVDLLKQKAIIFTDTMGKETEEQEIPEEMKEKVKEFRNKLIEAIVENDDNLMNQFLEGKEISIKDLKKVLRKAVIANKIIPILCGSALKNKGVQLLLDAVIDYLPSPVELPSIEGKNLKTGEKEMRKVDEKEPLSALAFKIATDPFIGTLCFVRVYSGTIKAGSYVFNASKGERERIGRIVRMHANHREEISEVSAGDIAAVVGLKETTTGNTLCDMDHPIILESIVFPEPVISIAIEPKTKPDQEKMGMALAKLSAEDPTFRIKTDEETKQTIISGMGELHLEIIVDRMKREFNVEANVGAPQVAYKETILREAIGEGKYIHQSGGRGQYGHCWLKIEPLERGKGFEFIDGVKGGVIPKEYIPAIKKGAKECTENGILAGYPLVDLQVTVYDGSFHEVDSSEIAFKIAANRGLQIAAKQAGLILLEPIMKLEVIAPEDFIGEVIGDLSSKRGQILQMNDRRNMKIIDAEVPLSNMFGYVTNLRSITQGRASYTMEFSHYAPVPQNVTEEIVGKRAEAK
- a CDS encoding 50S ribosomal protein L20, with the protein product MPRVKRGVGHTKHRKNILKQTKGYKWGRKNLIKLAKTAINKAGVYAYRDRRVKKRTFRGLWQIRIGIATKKLGLSYSKFIDFLKKNKVELDRKILSDLSQNHFEIFTKIVEKVTKK
- a CDS encoding molecular chaperone DnaK, coding for MSKILGIDLGTTNSCMAIMEGGEPKVLENKEGARTTPSMVAISKSNERLVGLLAKRQAVTNSENTLFSIKRLIGRGFNDEEVQKDLKVFPFNIVKAGEGVKVLMGGKEHTPQEISAMILQKLKADAEEKTGEKITEAIITVPAYFNDSQRQATKDAGKIAGLEVKRIINEPTAAALAYGFDKKKGQQIAVYDLGGGTFDVSILDIGEDVVEVKATNGDTHLGGDDFDQKIIHWIIEEFKKDQGIDLLKDQMALQRLKEAAEKAKIELSTAIETEINQPFITTDINGPKHLVLKLTRAKLEEIVGDLVEKTLEPCKKALKDAGLKPENIEEIVMVGGQTRMPLVVQIVEKFFGKKPHLGVNPDEVVAIGAAIQAGILQGEVKDVLLLDVIPLSLGIETLGNISTKLIEKNTTIPTAKSQVFSTAVDNQPSVEIHILQGEREMAMDNKSLGRFILDGLPPAPRGIPQVEVTFDIDVNGILSVKAKDKATGKEQKITITASSGLSKEEIEKMKKDAELHADEDKKKRELVEIKNTAETLIYSTEKVIKEAGDKVPEADKKEVEEKIVVLKEVKDKDDLETIKKALEELNQSAQKIGQAMYKQEPTAEQQQSTENNDQPADEKKEEKAEYEEVKDEEKS